The DNA segment ACCGTGTCAGGGTTGCAGTACAGATCCTGGGACGTTCCACGCCGGTAGAACTGGAATTCAGCCAGGTGGAAAAAGCCTGATCAAAGCCAGCTTTGGCCGGGACATGTTAGGTAAGTTTTAGAAACAACAATTTTTAATCCTGTGAATCTAAGCCAGATTCTTCAGGAGAATTAAACCAAGTTCGGGGAGCTCTTAAAACCAGCGCCTGCACCCGAAGGAGAAAGTAAAATGGCAAAAAAGATCATGAGCTACATCAAGCTCCAGGTCAAAGCCGGACAGGCAAATCCTAGTCCTCCGGTTGGACCAGCGCTAGGTCAACACGGCGTGAACATCATGGAATTCTGTAAAGCGTTTAACGCGAAAACCCAGAGCGTGGAAGCAGGTCTTCCAATTCCGGTGGTTATCACGGTTTTTTCTGACCGCAGCTTTACCTTTATAACCAAAACCCCGCCAGCGTCTATTCTTTTGAAAAAAGCCGCCGGTATCAAGAGTGGTTCTGGCACGCCGAACACCAATAAGGTCGGCAAAGTCACCCGCGCCCAGTTGGAAGAGATTGCTACCACGAAAATGGAAGATCTCAATGCCAACGATATGGATGCGGCCGTAAACATTATTGCTGGTAGTGCGCGTAGCATGGGCCTGGAAGTAGAGGGTTAAGGTCATGGCAAAATTAAGCAAACGTAAAAAGTTATTCGCTGAGAAAGTTGATCCAACCAAGTTCTATCCGATCGAGGAAGCTTTCTCATTAGTTAAAGAACTGGCCATTTCCAAGTTTCCGGAATCTGTTGATGTCGCGATCAATCTGGGCGTAGACCCCAGAAAATCCGACCAGGCCGTACGTAGTTCCACTGTGTTGCCGAATGGCACCGGTAAAACCGTACGCGTAGCCGTGTTCACCCAGGGCGAGAATGCCGAAAAGGCGAAAGCTGCCGGTGCCGACGTTGTTGGTATGGATGATCTGGCCGAACAGATCAAAGGTGGCGATCTCAATTTTGACGTGGTCATTGCCAGCCCTGATGCGATGCGTGTTGTGGGCCGACTGGGTACCGTGCTTGGTCCTCGTGGATTAATGCCTAACCCGAAAGTTGGTACGGTAACGCCCGATGTTGAAACAGCAGTGAAAAATGCCAAGGCCGGACAAGTACGTTATCGTACCGACAAGGCCGGAATTATTCATTGCGGCATTGGCAAATCAGATTTTGAGCCGGCCAAATTAACTGAAAACCTGCAAGCCTTGATGGCAGATCTGCAAAAGATCAAACCGGCATCAGCTAAAGGTATTTATTTCAAAAAAGTCACAGTATCTTCGACCATGGGTCCGGGTATTTCTGTGGATCAGACTTCTTTCAAGGTAGTCAGATAAAGATTTAAAAATTCATCACCCGCCTGAGAAAAATTGGCGGGTGACGAGATGGAACTGTTGTTGCTGTATTACTCATGCAGTAGTAACCAGGGAAGAACAGATGCCAGGTAACTGGTTATCGTCCAAGACCGTAGGTGTGAGGATCCAAAAGATCCGAGCTTAATGAGTTTAGAAATAAATTTTGCCTGCGCAGACGGTGTAATCCGAGTCAGAAAGAATTCATTCCTTCTGTTGCGGTCACCGTTAGGTGGAAAGTCGGCTTGACGGAAGCAGGTAGTCCGAAAAATTGATTTTCTTTAATTTAATTGTCGTTAGACCGACAACAGGAGAAGACTATGGCACTAAATCTAGCTGCAAAACAAGCAGTTGTTGCCGAAGTGAACGAAGTCGCTGCAAATGCTTTTTCAGCCGTTGCTGCCGAGTATCGGGGTCTTAGCGTTGAAGATATGACCACCTTGCGCCGTGCGGCGCTTAAGGATGGCGTGTATCTGCGTGTCGTTAAGAACACTTTGGCCAGACGTGCCATTCAGGGAACTGATTTTGAATGTATGGCTGATGAACTCAGCGGTCCTTTAGTCCTGGCATTTTCGCAAGAAGATCCGGGTGCTGCAGGTCGTGTGATCAAGGAATTCAGTAAAGACAACGATACGCTGGTGGTAAGGCTTGTTTCAATTGGCGGTGAAGTATTGCCGGCAAGTGAACTCGAGCGACTGGCTGCATTGCCTAACCGTGAGCAAGCCCTTGGCATGCTGCTTGGTGTTATGCAGGCTCCGATCAGTAAATTCGTACGTACATTGGCAGAACCGACCGCAAAAATGGTTCGTACTTTTGCCGCAGTTCGAGATCAAAAAGAAGCAGCTTAAAAGGAGTTTGTTTAATCCTTTTGGCCGCCAACCTGAATTGGCAAACCGTTCCGGGTGAGTATACCTGGAACAAAATAGTGAAATAATTTTTTGATATTAACCGATGGCTAACATCTCGATGCAAACATACAACAGGCATCAGACTCGGAACCATCATTTTTAGGAGACTAGCATGGCAGTTTCAAAAGAAGATATTTTAGATACTATCTCAAACATGAGCGTAATGGAGGTCGTTGATCTGATCTCTGCAATGGAAGAAAAATTCGGCGTTTCAGCTGCAGCACCAGTTGCTGTTGCTGCTGGCCCGGCAGCTGGTGGCGAAGGCGCCGCAGCCGCCGAGCAAACCGAATTCGACGTGGTTATGACCAGCTTTGGCGGAAACAAGGTTTCTGTTATTAAAGCGGTTAGAACTATCACAGGCCTGGGCTTGAAAGAAGCCAAAGAAATGGTTGAAGGTGCTCCTGCAACTGTTAAAGAAGGCGCTTCCAAAGACGAAGCAGAAGACGTTAAGAAACAGCTTGAAGAAGCTGGCGCATCAGTCGAACTTAAATAAGTTCGTTCTGACGCAGTGTCTTTTGACATGTTTACCGGCCATCTCCGGATGGTCGGGACCCAACAATAGGCTGGTAGCGCAAGCTGCCGGCCTGCTGTTGTCTGAATTTCCTTAATTTGTGATCCCTCCGGTTTACAAATAACAAAATGTGCTGATTAAAAGCGGCACAAGTTAATAGGTGTTAGAGATGGCTTACTCGTTTACTGAGAAAAAACGTATCCGTAAAAACTTTGGGAAATTACCTAGTCCGCTGGGTGTTCCTTATTTGTTATCTATTCAGCTGGACTCGTTCCGCAAGTTCCTGCAACAAGGTGTAGCACCTGATGACCGTGAAAGTGTTGGTCTGCATGCAGCGTTCAATACCGTGTTCCCGATCATGGGCTACAACGGCAGTGCGGCACTCGAGTATGTGTCATACAAGCTTGGTAAACCGGAATTTGATGTCAAGGAATGTCAGGTTCGCGGATTAACTTATGCTGCACCATTGCGTGTGACCGTGCGTCTGATCATTTACGACAAAGACAGCAAGGTCAAAAAAGTAAAAGACGTGCGTGAGCAAGAAGTCTATCTTGGTGAAATGCCATTGATGACCGATAACGGTACCTTTGTGATCAATGGCACCGAGCGCGTTATTGTTTCTCAGTTACATCGTTCTCCTGGCGTGATCTTTGATCATGACCGGGGCAAAACCCATTCATCCGGCAAGGTTTTATTCTCATCTCGTGTGATTCCTTACCGTGGTTCGTGGCTGGATTTCGAGTTTGACCCGAAAGACTGTTTGTTCGTGCGTATCGATCGCCGTCGTAAACTTCCGGTCACTATCCTGCTGCGCTCTTTAGGGTTCAGTAACCAGGAGATCCTGGATCTGTTTTTTGATAAAAATATTTTTCACGTTATGGGCGAAGAGATCCAGCTTGAGCTGGTGCCTGAGCGTTTACGTGGAGAAACCGCGGCCTTCGATATTAAAGACGGCCGTAAAGTGCTGGTTGAAGAAGGGCGTCGTATCACAGCACGGCATATTCGCCAGATGCAAGAAGCCGGGGTTAACCGTTTAAGTGTGCCTTCAACTTACTTGCTGGATAAGATCCTTGCTGACGATGTAATCGACACTGAAACCGGTGAGTTACTGGCAGCTGCCAATGACGTAATCACCGAAGAGTTGCTCGAAGCTTTGATCAGTAACGGGGTTGATAAGCTATCAACCTTGTATGTAAATGATCTGGATCGTGGTTCGTTTATTTCCAATACCCTGCGTATCGACCCTAGTCAAACCCGTCTGGAAGCTCTGGTAGAGATCTACCGCATGATGCGTCCGGGTGAGCCGCCTACCAAAGATGCGGCCGAAACCCTGTTTGAGAATTTATTCTTTAACCCGGAGCGCTATGATCTTTCAGTGGTCGGTCGCATGAAGTTCAACCGTCGCCTGGGTCGTGAAGAGACCGAAGGCAGCATGGTTCTGAGTACCGATGACATCCTGGATGTGATCCGTACCCTGATCGATATTCGTAATGGTAACGGTACTGTAGATGACATCGATCATCTGGGTAACCGTCGTATCCGTTCGGTCGGTGAAATGACCGAAAACGTTTTCCGTGTTGGTCTGGTGCGGGTTGAGCGCGCGGTGAAAGAGCGTTTGAACCAGGCGGAATCTGAAGAATTGATGCCACAAGACATGATCAATGCCAAACCGGTGTCAGCTGCGGTTAAAGAGTTCTTCGGATCTTCCCAGCTTTCGCAATTCATGGATCAAAACAATCCACTCTCGGAAGTTACTCACAAACGTCGTGTTTCGGCTTTGGGGCCGGGTGGTCTAACGCGTGAACGTGCGGGTTTTGAAGTTCGTGACGTGCATCCAACACACTACGGGCGCGTATGCCCGATTGAAACTCCTGAGGGGCCAAACATTGGTTTGATTAACTCTCTGGCGGTGTATGCCTGCACTAATTCCTACGGATTCCTGGAAACACCCTACCGTAAAGTGATCAAAGGCCGGGTCACCGACGAGATCGAATATCTCTCGGCCATTGAAGAAAGCCAGTATGTGATCGCGCAGGCTAATGCCGTGCTCGACAACAAAGGAAAATTCAAAGATTCCCTGGTTTCATGTCGTAACCATAATGAATTTATGTTGTCTTCTCCTGAAGAAATTAATTTCATGGATGTTTCACCAAAGCAGATCGTTTCTGTGGCGGCGTCCTTGATCCCGTTCCTTGAGCACGATGATGCTAACCGTGCCTTGATGGGCTCGAACATGCAACGTCAGGCTGTGCCAACTTTGCGCGCTGAAAAGCCTTTGGTGGGCACCGGAATGGAGCGTGTAGTCGCTACCGACTCGGGTGTAACCGTGGTCGCACGGCGTGGCGGCGTGGTTGATTCAGTCGATGCCTCGCGTATTGTGGTGCGGGTAAATGACAATGAAACCACGGCCGGTGAATCGGGTGTGGATATTTACAACCTGACCAAATACACGCGTTCCAATCAAAATACCTGTATTAACCAAAAGCCACTCGTGCTCACCGGCGACAAAGTTGCCCGTGGTGACGTGATGGCAGACGGACCGTCAACGGACATGGGTGAATTGGCTCTGGGTCAAAACCTGCTGGTTGCTTTCATGCCGTGGAATGGTTACAACTTTGAGGATTCCATCCTGATCTCGGAGCGTGTGGTTAAAGAAGACCGCTTCACAACCATTCACATTGAAGAAATGACCTGTGTGGCGCGTGACACCAAACTGGGTTCGGAAGAGATCACAGCAGATATCCCGAATGTGGGTGAAGCCGCATTGGCTAACCTGGACCAGACCGGTATCGCCTTCATCGGCGCCAAAGTGGGCCCTGGCAATATTCTGGTTGGCAAGGTCACACCAAAAGGTGAAACCCAGCTAACCCCTGAAGAAAAACTACTGCGTGCGATCTTTGGTGAAAAAGCTTCCGATGTAAAAGATACTTCGCTGCGTGTACCGCCGGGTATGTCAGGTACCGTGATTGATGTACGCGTATTCACTCGCGATGGTGTTGAAAAAGACGAACGTGCTTTGGCCATTGAAGAAGACGAGTTAAAACGTATCCGCAAAGATCTTGGCGATCAACAACGTATTCTGGAAAATGATATTTACCAGCGTGTGGAAAAAATGTTGACCGGCAAAGTGGCTTTGGGCGGTCCAAACAAACTGAAAAAAGACAGCAAGATAACTAAAGCGTATCTTGAAGAGCTGGAGCGTGACGAGTGGTTCAAGATCCGCTTGAAGAATGATGATGCGAATGCCGAGCTTGAGCAGGTTGCCAAACGACTCAAGCAACAGCGTAAAGCCTTTACCGACAAGTTTGATGAGCAAAAACGCAAAATCACTGCTGGCGATGACCTCGCTCCGGGCGTGTTGAAAACTGTAAAAGTTTATCTCGCCGTTAAGCGCGTTATCCAGCCTGGTGACAAAATGGCCGGGCGTCACGGAAACAAGGGTGTTATTTCCAACATCGTGCCGGTCGAAGACATGCCTTATTCTGCTGACGGTACTCCTGTTGATATCGTGTTAAATCCCCTGGGTGTTCCCTCCCGAATGAACGTCGGACAAGTTCTTGAGACCCACTTGGGCTGGGCGGCAAAAGGCCTTGGGCACAAGATTGGCGGATTGCTGAAAGAGCAGGCCAAAATAGTTGAGGTGCGCAAGCTACTCGAAAAGATCTACAACAAGAGCGGCGGTCGTAAAGAAGAGCTGGATTCCATGAACGACAAAGAAGTCATGGAGCTGGCTAAAAACCTGGTTGGCGGTGTGCCGATCGCAACACCGGTATTTGACGGTGCAAGCGAGAAGGAGATCACCAACTTGCTCGAACTTGCGGATCTGCCGATCTCGGGTCAAACCCGTTTGATCGATGGTCGTACCGGCGAGGAGTTTGAGCGTGAAACCACAGTGGGTTATATGTACATGCTTAAACTCAATCACTTGGTGGATGACAAGATGCATGCCCGTTCAACCGGTCCTTACTCACTGGTAACGCAGCAGCCACTTGGCGGTAAAGCCCAATTTGGTGGCCAGCGTTTCGGAGAAATGGAGGTATGGGCGCTGGAAGCTTACGGCGCGGCGCATACTCTGCAAGAAATGCTCACGGTTAAATCCGATGACGTGTGGGGTCGTACCAAAATGTATAAGAACATTGTGGACGGCACCCATCAGATGCAGCCCGGCATGCCAGAATCCTTCAACGTATTGATCAAAGAGATCCGCTCTCTTGGGCTCAATGTCGAGTTGGATCAGGACTAGGCCTGGTACGGGAACTTTATTAGTAAAGAATTTTATTTCGCAAATCGCTCAACGATCTAATCAAGAGCAAAACAAACAGGTGTCAGCATGAAAGACTTGTTTCAGATTTTTAAACAACAAAAACCGACCGACGATTTTGATGCAATTCGAATCGGCCTGGCGTCTCCGGAAATGGTACGTTCATGGTCTTTTGGTGAAGTTAAAAAGCCGGAAACCATTAACTATCGTACCTTCAAACCGGAACGTGACGGCTTATTCTGTGCCAAAATTTTTGGTCCTGTCAAAGATCACGAATGTTTGTGCGGGAAATACAAACGTCTCAAGCATCGCGGTGTGATTTGTGAAAAGTGCGGGGTCGAAGTTACCCAGACTAAAGTACGTCGTGAACGCATGGGTCATATTGATCTGGCTTGTCCGGTCGCACATATCTGGTTCCTGAAATCTTTGCCATCGCGTATCGGCTTAATGCTCGATATGACCTTGCGTGAGATCGAGCGGGTCCTGTATTACGAAGCCTATGTGGTGATCGAGCCAGGCATGACGCCACTTGAGCGCGGCCAATTACTTACCGATGACCTGTATTTTGAAGCCCTGGAAGAATACGGTGACGATTTCACCGCGGTCATGGGTGCTGAAGCGGTATTTGAATTATTAAAATCCACCAACCTGGACCTCGAGATCGCCAAAGTACGTGAAGCGATCAATGACACCGGTTCGGTAACCAAGATCAAGCGTTTGTCCAAGCGCCTGAAATTGATTGAATCATTCAAGTCTTCTGGTAACAAGCCGGAATGGATGGTCATGACAGTATTGCCAGTTTTGCCACCGGACCTGCGTCCTTTGGTTCCACTGGAAGGCGGACGTTTTGCGACCTCTGACCTCAATGACCTGTATCGTCGCGTCATTAACCGTAACAACCGTTTGCGTCGCCTGCTCGAATTGAGCGCGCCAGACATTATTGTGCGTAACGAAAAACGCATGTTGCAAGAATCGGTTGATGCTTTACTGGATAACGGTCGTCGTGGCCGTGCTATCACCGGCACCAACAAACGCCAGCTTAAATCTTTGGCCGATATGATCAAAGGTAAGCAAGGTCGTTTCCGTCAAAACCTGTTGGGTAAACGTGTCGATTACTCCGGTCGTTCAGTGATCGTGTGTGGTCCGACCCTGCGTTTGCATCAGTGTGGTCTGCCCAAGAAAATGGCTATGGAATTATTCAAGCCTTTCGTCTTAAGTAAATTGATCGCTCGCGGTGAAGCGGCAACCATCAAAGCGGCCAAGCGACTAGTTGAACGCGAAGGTGGCGAAGTCTGGGACATCCTGGAAGGCGTGATTCGCGAACATCCGGTGATGTTGAACCGTGCGCCTACCTTGCACCGTTTGGGTATTCAGGCCTTTGAGCCAGTCCTGATCGAAGGTAAAGCAATCCAGTTACATCCTTTGGTGTGTACGGCCTTTAACGCCGACTTCGACGGTGACCAAATGGCGGTACATGTACCATTGTCACTGGAAGCCCAGGTTGAGGCGCGTGCCTTGATGATGAGCTCAAACAACATTCTTTCACCGGCCAATGGTGAGCCCATCATTGTGCCTTCGCAAGACGTGGTCTTGGGTCTGTATTACATGACCCGTGAAATGATCAATGTCAAAGGCGAGGGAATGGTGTTTGCCAATATCTCTGAAGTGCATCGTGCCTATGAGAACCGTCAGGTTGATCTGCACGCCAAGATCCAGGTGCGTTTAAATGATAAAACTCTGGATGAAGACGGCAATATGACCATCGAAACTAAACGTTTCGACACCACGGTCGGGCGTACTTTGTTATCCGAGATCCTTCCGGAAGGTTTGCCGTTTGAGCATGTCAACAAAGACATGACCAAGCGTGCGATCTCGGCTGCGATCAATGCCTGCTATCGTAATGTTGGCTTGAAGCAGACCGTCGTATTTGCTGACCAGCTCATGTATACCGGTTTCAGCTATGCAACCCGTTCGGGCACCTCGATCGGTGTTCAGGATATGGTTATCCCGGAAGACAAGAACGAGATTCTGGATTCTGCTGAAGCTGAAGTTACCGACATCCAAAACCAGTACTCTTCGGGTCTGGTTACCGCTGGCGAACGGTATAACAAAGTTGTCGATATCTGGTCGCGTACCAATGACCAGGTTGCCAAGGCTATGATGGACAAACTCGGTAATGATGATGTTGAAACAGCCGATGGCGAGATTGTTCGCCAGCCTTCTTTCAATTCAATTTATATGATGGCCGATTCCGGTGCGCGTGGTTCTGCGGCACAGATCAGACAGTTGGCCGGAATGCGTGGCCTGATGGCCAAACCGGATGGCTCAATCATTGAAACGCCGATCACGGCTAATTTCCGTGAAGGACTTAACGTATTGCAATACTTCATCTCCACTCACGGTGCGCGTAAAGGTCTGGCCGATACAGCGTTGAAAACCGCTAACTCCGGTTACCTCACCCGTCGTTTGGTTGATGTTGCTCAAGACATGGTGGTAACCATAGAAGATTGTGGCACCGAACGCGGTCTGTTGATGACACCACTGGTTGAAGGCGGAGACGTGGTTGAACCATTGCGCGAAAGAGTACTCGGTCGTGTTTTGGCAAATGACGTGCATGAATCCGATGAAAACAGCCCGGTACTGATTGAGAAAGATACCTTGCTGGATGAGAAACTGGTGTTAATGCTTGAAGAGAAAAGCATAGATCAGGTTTGGGTGCGTTCCCCTATCGCTTGTGAATCGCGTTACGGAATTTGTAGTTTCTGTTACGGTCGTGATCTTGCGCGAGGCCATCTGGTCAGTAAAGGTGAAGCGGTTGGAGTTATCGCGGCCCAGTCAATTGGTGAGCCGGGTACCCAGTTAACCATGCGTACTTTCCATATTGGTGGTGCGGCATCCAGAGCTGCAGCCATTAGTAGCGTTGAAGTGAAAAACACCGGTACTGTGCGTTTACACAATATTAAAACCGTTAAACACAGCAAGGGCCATCTCGTGGCGGTCTCGCGTTCGGGCGAGATCGGGGTAATGAACGAGTCGGGTCGTGAACGTGAACGTTACAAGATTCCTTATGGTTCCATGATCTCGGTTGATGACGGTGATTCGGTTGTTGCAGGTCAGGTGATCGCCAACTGGGATCCACATACTCACCCGGTTATCACCGAAGTTGAAGGATTTATTAAATACGAAGACTTTGTCGATGGTGTCAGTGTGACCACACAAGTGGATGAGGTTACCGGTTTGAGTAACACGGTGATCACTGACCCAAGTCAACGTGGCGCAGCCGGTAAAGATCTGCGTCCAGTGGCAAAACTGGTCGACAAAAAAGGCGAGCAGGTTTTCTTTGCGAACACCGAGATCCCTGCGGTATACGCTTTGCCATCGGGTGCAACCATTAGTTTGCAAGACGGTGCCGAGATCAAGGTTGGTGACATGATCGCCAAGATCCCACAAGAGTCCAGTAAAACTCGTGATATCACAGGTGGTTTGCCACGCGTAGCCGATCTGTTCGAAGCGCGTAAGCCTAAAGAACCGGCGATCATGGCCGAGCACACCGGTACGGTGAGCTTTGGTAAAGAAACCAAAGGCAAGCGTCGTTTGGTTATTACCGATGATGAAGGTGAACGTTTTGAGACTTTGATCCCGAAATGGCGTCATATTCATATTTTTGAAGGTGAATCCGTTGAGAAGGGTGAGGTAATCGCCGATGGTGAACCTAATCCACACGACATCTTGCGTTTGCGCGGTGCCGAATCTCTGGCCGATTATCTGGTGCGTGAAATTCAGGACGTTTACCGCCTGCAAGGTGTGAAAATAAACGACAAGCACATCGAAGTTATTATTCGCCAGATGTTACGTAAGGTTGAAGTGCTCGACGCCGGTGATACCTTGTTGTTGCCAGGTGAGCAGATCGAAGAAGCCTTCGCAAATGAAGTGAATGAGCAAGTGCTTAAAGATGGCAAGCAAGCGGCTAAATTCCAAATGGTCCTGCTCGGCATCACCAAAGCATCCTTGGCAACAGAGTCGTTCATTTCTGCGGCCTCGTTCCAGGAAACCACCCGGGTTCTGACCGATGCAGCGGTGCGTGGATTGCGTGATGATCTGCGTGGCTTGAAAGAGAACGTGATTGTGGGTCGCTTGATCCCGGCCGGTACCGGACAAGCCTTCCATGAGGAGCGTCGCCGTAATCGTGTGACCATCGACCAACGACTGACTCTGGAGAATCTGTTGAGTGACACCAAAGGCCCCGAGCCGGAAGTGGTAATTAGCGCAGAAGATGAAAGTCCAGCGGATGAAAGCACGGAGGCTGCCGAATAATACAGTCCGGTAGCCCTCTGCCAGGGTTTGTGCGACACAACAAAACTCCTGTTTTACGCTAAAAAGGCTACTGCCTGTGTAAAACAGGCAAAAATTTGAACCTGGAGATGGTCGATATTACTTGACACTCCGGGTTCAAGTTTTTAAAATTCCCGCTCTTTACTTGGCCAACTTGTAAATATCGGGGTCAAGAGTCGGATTCAATACATCGGGGTGCCGTTTGGTACCCCGATGTTTCTCTGCAAACAGAGAACCCGAAAAAGACATTTTTAAACAACAATTTGATGATAAAAACGAGCTAATTATGGCAACAGTTAATCAGTTAGTACGCAAGCCAAGGCGTTCGAAGAGTGAAAAAAGTAACGTTCCGGCTTTGCAGGCTTCTCCTCAAAAACGTGGAGTGTGCACACGTGTGTACACCACAACGCCTAAAAAGCCCAATTCGGCTATGCGTAAAGTTGCACGGGTGCGCTTGACCAACGGTTTTGAAGTAACCAGTTACATCGGTGGCGAAGGCCACAACTTGCAAGAGCATAGTGTGGTCTTGATCCGTGGCGGTCGTGTTAAGGATCTCCCGGGTGTGCGTTATCACACCATTCGCGGCTCACTGGATTGCGCCGGCGTTGCCGATCGTAAAGCAGGTCGTTCCAAATACGGTACCAAGCGTCCCAAGAAATAGACGCTTGGACATTTAACAGAATTTTTTAAAGATATTTAAATAGGTAGGGACTAATGTCCAGAAGAAACAGAGCTCCAAAACGCGAAATTTTGCCAGATCCAAAATTTCATAATGAAATGCTGGCCAAATTCATGAATATGATCATGGTCGACGGTAAAAAATCTGTCGCTGAGCGTATTATTTATGGTGCGATCTCGCGCATATCTGAAAAGAACAGTGTTGACGAAGAAGCCGCACTCGAAGCCTTGAGTGTCGGACTTGAGAACGTTAAACCACTGGTTGAGGTTAAGTCACGCCGTGTTGGTGGAGCTACTTACCAGGTACCGGTTGAAGTGCGTCCAGTGCGTCGTCAAACCCTGGCTATGCGTTGGGTTATTGATGCTTCGCGTAAACGTAGTGAAAAAACCATGGCCCACAGGCTGGCTCATGAATTGATGGACGCCGCTGAGAATCGTGGTAACGCCATCAAGAAGCGTGAAGACACGCACCGCATGGCGGAAGCAAATAAGGCGTTTTCGCACTATCGCTGGTAAATATTATTGCCCGATGCCTATGCTCGGGTAATTGATCGAAACGCAGAAATACAAACTAAATAATAAAACCCAAGCAAGCTTGGGTTTTATTTGTAACAGACATAAAGATTTTT comes from the Gammaproteobacteria bacterium genome and includes:
- the rpoC gene encoding DNA-directed RNA polymerase subunit beta', translating into MKDLFQIFKQQKPTDDFDAIRIGLASPEMVRSWSFGEVKKPETINYRTFKPERDGLFCAKIFGPVKDHECLCGKYKRLKHRGVICEKCGVEVTQTKVRRERMGHIDLACPVAHIWFLKSLPSRIGLMLDMTLREIERVLYYEAYVVIEPGMTPLERGQLLTDDLYFEALEEYGDDFTAVMGAEAVFELLKSTNLDLEIAKVREAINDTGSVTKIKRLSKRLKLIESFKSSGNKPEWMVMTVLPVLPPDLRPLVPLEGGRFATSDLNDLYRRVINRNNRLRRLLELSAPDIIVRNEKRMLQESVDALLDNGRRGRAITGTNKRQLKSLADMIKGKQGRFRQNLLGKRVDYSGRSVIVCGPTLRLHQCGLPKKMAMELFKPFVLSKLIARGEAATIKAAKRLVEREGGEVWDILEGVIREHPVMLNRAPTLHRLGIQAFEPVLIEGKAIQLHPLVCTAFNADFDGDQMAVHVPLSLEAQVEARALMMSSNNILSPANGEPIIVPSQDVVLGLYYMTREMINVKGEGMVFANISEVHRAYENRQVDLHAKIQVRLNDKTLDEDGNMTIETKRFDTTVGRTLLSEILPEGLPFEHVNKDMTKRAISAAINACYRNVGLKQTVVFADQLMYTGFSYATRSGTSIGVQDMVIPEDKNEILDSAEAEVTDIQNQYSSGLVTAGERYNKVVDIWSRTNDQVAKAMMDKLGNDDVETADGEIVRQPSFNSIYMMADSGARGSAAQIRQLAGMRGLMAKPDGSIIETPITANFREGLNVLQYFISTHGARKGLADTALKTANSGYLTRRLVDVAQDMVVTIEDCGTERGLLMTPLVEGGDVVEPLRERVLGRVLANDVHESDENSPVLIEKDTLLDEKLVLMLEEKSIDQVWVRSPIACESRYGICSFCYGRDLARGHLVSKGEAVGVIAAQSIGEPGTQLTMRTFHIGGAASRAAAISSVEVKNTGTVRLHNIKTVKHSKGHLVAVSRSGEIGVMNESGRERERYKIPYGSMISVDDGDSVVAGQVIANWDPHTHPVITEVEGFIKYEDFVDGVSVTTQVDEVTGLSNTVITDPSQRGAAGKDLRPVAKLVDKKGEQVFFANTEIPAVYALPSGATISLQDGAEIKVGDMIAKIPQESSKTRDITGGLPRVADLFEARKPKEPAIMAEHTGTVSFGKETKGKRRLVITDDEGERFETLIPKWRHIHIFEGESVEKGEVIADGEPNPHDILRLRGAESLADYLVREIQDVYRLQGVKINDKHIEVIIRQMLRKVEVLDAGDTLLLPGEQIEEAFANEVNEQVLKDGKQAAKFQMVLLGITKASLATESFISAASFQETTRVLTDAAVRGLRDDLRGLKENVIVGRLIPAGTGQAFHEERRRNRVTIDQRLTLENLLSDTKGPEPEVVISAEDESPADESTEAAE
- the rpsL gene encoding 30S ribosomal protein S12, with the protein product MATVNQLVRKPRRSKSEKSNVPALQASPQKRGVCTRVYTTTPKKPNSAMRKVARVRLTNGFEVTSYIGGEGHNLQEHSVVLIRGGRVKDLPGVRYHTIRGSLDCAGVADRKAGRSKYGTKRPKK
- the rpsG gene encoding 30S ribosomal protein S7, with protein sequence MSRRNRAPKREILPDPKFHNEMLAKFMNMIMVDGKKSVAERIIYGAISRISEKNSVDEEAALEALSVGLENVKPLVEVKSRRVGGATYQVPVEVRPVRRQTLAMRWVIDASRKRSEKTMAHRLAHELMDAAENRGNAIKKREDTHRMAEANKAFSHYRW